The following are from one region of the Pseudodesulfovibrio piezophilus C1TLV30 genome:
- the recR gene encoding recombination mediator RecR — MQNLPGPLREVVEQLSSLPGIGPKSALRIALTLLKMPRERAGGVGQSILDLREKLCLCDDCACLAEASPCAICGDPARDSDQLCLVPEWDALLAMEDMGVFRGKYLVLGGLLSPLDGVEPGHLEIERLRRHLGKGTVSEVILALGTTLDAESTASYIKNLVESEFSEIRVSRLAQGIPVGAEVKFMDKETLKQSLVYRQKV; from the coding sequence TTGCAAAATCTTCCAGGGCCTCTCAGGGAAGTGGTGGAACAGTTGTCCTCCCTTCCTGGCATTGGACCCAAATCAGCGTTAAGAATAGCCCTCACTCTGCTCAAGATGCCCAGAGAACGGGCTGGTGGGGTGGGGCAATCCATTTTGGATCTCAGAGAAAAACTTTGTCTGTGTGATGATTGTGCCTGTTTGGCGGAGGCAAGCCCTTGCGCAATCTGTGGTGATCCTGCTCGAGATTCAGATCAACTCTGTCTTGTTCCTGAGTGGGACGCTCTTCTCGCCATGGAAGATATGGGGGTGTTCCGTGGTAAATATTTGGTTCTTGGCGGGTTGCTCTCTCCTTTGGACGGAGTGGAGCCAGGGCATCTGGAGATTGAAAGACTTCGACGACATTTGGGAAAAGGGACGGTTTCTGAGGTGATACTCGCTTTAGGAACGACTCTTGATGCCGAGTCTACAGCGTCTTATATCAAGAATCTTGTCGAGAGTGAATTCTCCGAAATTCGTGTCAGTCGCCTCGCGCAGGGAATCCCTGTGGGGGCGGAAGTCAAGTTCATGGATAAGGAGACACTCAAACAGTCTCTTGTCTATAGACAGAAAGTGTAG
- a CDS encoding ferritin: MLSEKVEAALNEQMNWEIYSAHIYLSMSSHFAEEGLGGFAAWMYAQYQEEMFHAMRFFNYINEAGGRAVLGTIEAPQTSWEKPLAAFQDALEHEQGVTARINALADLAVEEKNHAVGIFLQWFISEQIEEEDTVGDIVGKLKLVGDGGGLFMLDRDLGTRVFTPPTNA; encoded by the coding sequence ATGCTGAGTGAAAAAGTTGAAGCAGCTCTCAACGAGCAGATGAATTGGGAAATCTATTCTGCTCATATTTATCTTTCTATGTCTTCCCATTTTGCAGAGGAAGGTCTGGGTGGTTTTGCGGCTTGGATGTATGCCCAGTATCAGGAAGAAATGTTTCATGCCATGAGGTTTTTCAACTATATTAATGAAGCTGGCGGGCGTGCTGTTCTTGGGACCATTGAAGCCCCACAGACTTCTTGGGAAAAGCCTCTTGCTGCTTTTCAGGATGCTCTTGAGCATGAACAGGGCGTGACTGCACGTATTAATGCTCTTGCTGATTTGGCGGTTGAAGAAAAGAATCATGCTGTTGGTATCTTTCTGCAATGGTTTATTTCAGAGCAAATCGAAGAAGAAGATACCGTTGGTGATATCGTCGGAAAATTGAAATTGGTTGGCGACGGCGGAGGGTTGTTTATGCTGGATAGAGACTTGGGAACTCGAGTCTTTACACCTCCGACAAATGCCTAA
- the ettA gene encoding energy-dependent translational throttle protein EttA: MSNEAEKIIYSMNRVTKRHGQREVLKSISLSYFYGAKIGVLGLNGSGKSSLLKILAGVDIEFDGDIHVKDGYSIGYLEQEPLVDDTRTVREVVEEGVGEVMEIIREYNEINDKFAEPMEAEEMDALIERQGQVQELMDAKGAWDIDSKLDMAMDSLRCPPGETSVSVISGGERRRVALCRLLLQSPDILLLDEPTNHLDADSVAWLERFLSTFPGTVIAVTHDRYFLDNVAGWILELDRGRGIPWKGNYSSWLDQKQNRLAQEGKQEAERQKTLERELEWIKLSPKGRRAKGKARINAYEAMVSHESQRLADDLQIYIPPGAHLGKQVISAEHVAKTMGDKVLVEDLNFIIPPNAIVGIVGPNGAGKSTLFKMINGEEKPDSGEVIVGQTVELAYADQNRGSLIPGKSVYEIISEGAEFIKLGDRDINARAYCSRFNFAGSDQQKPVDVLSGGERNRVHMAQMLKSGANVLLLDEPTNDLDVNTMRALEDGLENFAGCVLVISHDRWFLDRIATHILAFEGDSKVEFVEGNYSDYVEDRKKRLGVDAEQPHRIKFRKLTR, from the coding sequence ATGAGCAACGAAGCTGAAAAAATTATCTATTCCATGAATCGGGTTACCAAGCGGCATGGGCAACGCGAAGTCTTGAAAAGCATTTCACTTTCCTATTTTTATGGGGCTAAAATCGGCGTTCTTGGGTTAAATGGTTCTGGTAAGAGTTCGCTGCTCAAGATCCTTGCAGGAGTGGATATTGAGTTTGATGGTGATATCCATGTCAAAGATGGGTATAGTATTGGGTATCTGGAGCAGGAACCTTTGGTGGATGATACCAGAACAGTCCGTGAGGTCGTTGAAGAAGGCGTCGGGGAAGTCATGGAGATCATTCGTGAATACAATGAGATAAATGACAAATTTGCAGAGCCCATGGAAGCGGAAGAAATGGATGCTCTGATTGAACGTCAGGGACAGGTACAGGAACTCATGGATGCCAAGGGGGCTTGGGATATTGATTCCAAGCTAGATATGGCTATGGATTCGTTGCGGTGTCCTCCTGGAGAAACATCCGTTTCGGTGATCTCGGGTGGTGAAAGGCGTCGAGTTGCACTTTGTCGCCTTCTGCTACAATCCCCCGATATCCTCTTGCTCGACGAACCGACAAATCATCTTGATGCAGACTCCGTTGCATGGTTGGAACGATTCCTTTCAACTTTCCCAGGGACTGTCATCGCAGTCACCCATGATAGATATTTCCTTGATAATGTTGCTGGTTGGATTTTGGAACTCGATCGAGGACGTGGTATCCCTTGGAAAGGAAACTATTCGTCCTGGCTTGATCAGAAACAAAATCGGCTGGCTCAGGAAGGAAAGCAGGAAGCTGAGCGGCAGAAGACTCTTGAGCGTGAACTCGAGTGGATCAAGCTTTCCCCTAAAGGACGCCGTGCTAAGGGAAAGGCGCGTATCAATGCGTATGAGGCCATGGTGAGTCATGAAAGCCAGCGTTTAGCTGATGATCTTCAGATTTATATTCCACCGGGAGCGCATCTTGGCAAGCAGGTCATTAGCGCAGAACATGTTGCCAAAACAATGGGTGACAAGGTTTTGGTCGAAGATTTGAATTTTATTATTCCTCCCAATGCTATTGTTGGGATTGTCGGTCCCAATGGGGCTGGTAAATCGACTTTATTCAAAATGATTAATGGAGAGGAAAAACCGGATTCAGGTGAAGTGATTGTCGGGCAGACAGTCGAACTTGCCTATGCTGATCAGAATAGGGGGTCTCTGATACCTGGGAAGTCTGTTTATGAAATTATCAGTGAAGGTGCAGAGTTTATCAAGCTTGGAGATCGGGACATCAATGCACGGGCTTATTGTTCTCGTTTCAATTTTGCGGGATCAGACCAGCAAAAGCCTGTCGATGTTCTCTCTGGAGGAGAGCGTAACAGAGTCCATATGGCTCAGATGCTCAAATCCGGTGCAAATGTTTTGCTTTTGGATGAGCCGACCAATGACCTCGATGTCAACACCATGCGAGCTTTGGAAGATGGGTTGGAGAATTTTGCGGGTTGTGTTCTCGTTATCAGTCATGATCGGTGGTTCTTGGATCGAATCGCTACTCACATTCTTGCCTTTGAAGGTGATTCAAAGGTTGAGTTTGTCGAGGGTAACTACAGCGATTATGTAGAAGATCGTAAAAAACGTCTTGGGGTGGACGCAGAACAACCCCACCGCATTAAATTCAGAAAGTTAACTCGTTAA
- a CDS encoding GGDEF domain-containing protein yields the protein MNKSLLARFMQNWRFTDQGDTMHMELPDEVLQKKRFAQNTVFTLILIAIKDYYILKEMYGTSFIEQLEFELKQILKDETNNSNEIDITSVGPGEVAFLSPQKNAPADVAYEFKTQAQNGLKKTMFRQTGLGIDLGMGYATIEIGEKNAAEESFPVALEEARRMIRIPLNMKGLSIASRFNTILSQGLVSTKYQPILNFKTGSILGWEALTRGPQGSSFRSPVILFETAEQLGRLFALEKLCRESAIAHAGELQAGQKLFLNIHPKTMADPEFTPGKTLELMDKAGLNADNVVFEITERHSVQEFDLFYRTLDHYRSQGFKVAVDDAGAGYAGLTTIAELQPEYIKLDKSLIDDIHKDPVKRALVETTVTFADKIGSQIIGEGVESMEQAVCLKDIGVHCGQGFFMARPAFPKPELTTSCQELQSVGDIANKSITCSLPIGDLAKPPHAITPTHLVSTAQSFFKKNSRFSSIIVAEDNIPKGLVMEYHLNRQLSSQYGIALYYKRAIETVMDPTPLMVDIDMPVEQAARKAMKREPLKTYDDIIITRKGFLYGVVSVQDLLNAMAKIQVEMAKGTNPLTGLPGNVSIEQEVESRIQQKRRFSIIYADLDHFKVYNDTYGFKNGDQIIRLAADIMSWATKKHAGQEARLCHIGGDDFVLISSPEAVEKFCTSVTRCFGRLVRNCYCAEDKKRGWIKARGRDGMERNYPLVSISLGVIEICGQCSLMEIGERAAHIKKFAKSKPGNSVAVDRRPPLGTEK from the coding sequence ATGAATAAGTCCTTGCTCGCAAGATTCATGCAGAATTGGAGATTTACAGACCAAGGGGATACGATGCATATGGAGCTACCAGACGAAGTGTTGCAAAAGAAACGCTTCGCTCAAAATACTGTCTTCACGCTTATTCTCATAGCAATAAAAGATTATTATATTCTCAAAGAGATGTATGGAACCAGTTTCATCGAACAGCTAGAATTCGAACTGAAACAAATTCTCAAAGATGAGACAAATAACTCCAATGAAATCGATATAACCTCAGTCGGTCCTGGAGAGGTCGCCTTCCTTTCTCCTCAGAAAAATGCCCCCGCTGACGTCGCTTATGAATTCAAGACCCAAGCCCAAAACGGTCTTAAAAAAACCATGTTTCGCCAAACGGGTCTCGGAATCGACCTTGGGATGGGCTACGCAACGATAGAGATCGGTGAAAAGAATGCTGCGGAAGAAAGCTTCCCCGTAGCCTTAGAAGAAGCAAGGCGGATGATCCGTATTCCCCTGAACATGAAAGGTCTTTCTATTGCCAGCAGATTTAATACGATTCTTTCGCAAGGCTTGGTTTCAACAAAATACCAACCAATTCTCAATTTCAAAACTGGATCTATACTGGGATGGGAAGCTTTGACACGAGGGCCGCAAGGGTCTTCTTTCAGATCGCCTGTCATTCTCTTTGAAACAGCAGAACAATTAGGCCGCCTTTTTGCCTTGGAAAAACTGTGTCGAGAATCAGCAATTGCACATGCCGGAGAACTGCAAGCTGGACAAAAACTTTTTTTAAATATTCATCCCAAAACAATGGCAGATCCTGAATTTACACCAGGAAAGACTCTTGAACTCATGGATAAAGCCGGACTCAATGCAGACAATGTTGTTTTTGAGATTACGGAAAGACACAGTGTTCAAGAATTCGATCTTTTCTACCGCACTCTTGATCATTACCGAAGCCAGGGGTTCAAAGTGGCAGTTGATGATGCAGGTGCCGGGTATGCTGGGTTAACAACGATCGCAGAACTACAACCCGAATATATAAAATTGGACAAATCGCTTATTGACGATATCCACAAGGACCCGGTCAAACGAGCCTTAGTTGAAACAACGGTGACTTTTGCGGATAAAATTGGATCTCAGATAATTGGTGAAGGTGTCGAGTCAATGGAACAAGCTGTTTGCCTGAAAGATATAGGGGTACACTGTGGACAGGGCTTTTTCATGGCTCGCCCTGCATTTCCAAAACCGGAATTGACAACATCCTGTCAAGAACTCCAATCCGTCGGCGATATAGCTAACAAAAGCATCACATGCTCATTACCAATTGGAGACTTGGCAAAACCGCCACATGCCATCACACCAACTCATCTCGTTTCAACTGCACAAAGTTTTTTTAAAAAGAACAGCCGATTCTCAAGCATCATTGTTGCAGAAGACAATATCCCCAAAGGACTTGTCATGGAATATCATCTCAACAGACAGCTTTCGTCGCAATACGGCATAGCTCTTTATTATAAACGGGCGATTGAAACAGTCATGGACCCTACACCACTCATGGTAGATATCGATATGCCCGTTGAACAAGCGGCTCGGAAGGCGATGAAACGAGAACCTCTCAAAACATATGATGATATCATCATTACCAGAAAAGGTTTTTTATACGGTGTCGTTTCAGTTCAGGATCTCCTCAACGCAATGGCAAAAATCCAAGTTGAAATGGCTAAAGGAACAAATCCACTCACAGGCCTTCCCGGAAATGTTTCCATAGAACAAGAAGTTGAAAGTCGCATCCAACAGAAAAGGCGTTTCAGTATTATTTACGCAGATCTGGATCACTTCAAGGTTTATAATGACACATATGGATTCAAAAATGGCGACCAAATCATACGGCTGGCTGCCGATATTATGAGCTGGGCCACAAAGAAACACGCAGGGCAAGAAGCTCGTCTCTGCCATATTGGCGGCGATGACTTTGTCTTGATAAGTTCTCCTGAAGCAGTGGAGAAGTTCTGCACATCGGTAACACGCTGTTTTGGAAGACTTGTCAGGAACTGCTATTGTGCTGAAGATAAAAAAAGAGGTTGGATCAAAGCCAGAGGAAGAGATGGAATGGAACGGAATTATCCTCTTGTTTCAATCTCTCTCGGTGTTATTGAAATCTGCGGGCAGTGTTCCTTGATGGAAATTGGAGAACGAGCCGCACATATCAAGAAATTTGCTAAATCAAAACCCGGAAATTCAGTCGCTGTGGACAGGCGTCCTCCATTGGGAACAGAGAAGTGA
- the recD2 gene encoding SF1B family DNA helicase RecD2, which yields MNDDRTRVTGAEVQSVVYYNKDNGYTIARVRLKDEPGLLSIVGTMGELTAGSTLDLDGVWTVHPKFGRQLEVRTFEESRPATENGVIRFLQSSIKGVGEKTATIMVEEFGVEVLDLLDDNPERLLKIKGISKKKLKDIIESWGKQREIKNLLVFLQTHKVPTTFAGKIFHLYGAQAEKKLRDNPYDLAYEIRGVGFRTADQMAMKLGFEPDCAQRLEAAIVYHMFSSCERGGHMFILKDKLLADVARMLDAGDYNKLELALYALEEKKRIRIEDLLEQNLSDAVYLMHYYHHENEITQRLFQLVSHPTPVSRKKIDKTLPRVEGKLGFTLSDEQREAVFDACSNKVFIITGGPGTGKTTITKAIMLTLKELGLKIKQAAPTGRAAKRMSEATGHPAQTVHRLLQYQPSGGFHYCEDQKLKADVLVIDEASMLDAHLFVSILRSLPHTCRLILVGDVNQLPSVGPGNVLGDLINSNRIPCSVLTHIFRQAQESFIVLNAHRINNGQFPRQHPSQAPDADFFWIPQENTVKVQKLLLDSVCDRIPQRYGFDPLRDIQVLTPMHKGDVGTQALNSALQERLNPSSSNKPELKRKFATYRQGDRVIQLKNNYDKEVFNGDLGWIIDVDPDDHELFIEFDGNQVVMESSELDELGLAYAVSVHKSQGSEYPAVVMPIVTQHFMLLQRNLLYTGLTRARELAVLIGSERAFQIGLNNATAGKRSTHLAYRLQTMFSQNRLV from the coding sequence ATGAATGATGATCGAACCCGGGTGACTGGTGCAGAAGTACAATCCGTTGTCTATTACAACAAAGATAACGGATATACGATAGCGCGTGTGCGGTTGAAGGATGAACCCGGACTTCTCTCTATTGTCGGAACGATGGGGGAATTGACAGCGGGATCGACTTTGGACTTGGACGGAGTCTGGACTGTTCATCCAAAATTTGGACGGCAGTTAGAAGTTCGGACTTTTGAAGAATCACGCCCTGCCACTGAAAATGGTGTCATTCGTTTTCTCCAGTCGTCAATCAAAGGCGTCGGAGAAAAAACGGCAACTATCATGGTTGAAGAGTTTGGTGTCGAGGTCCTTGATCTGTTGGATGACAACCCCGAACGTCTTTTGAAAATCAAAGGCATATCAAAAAAGAAACTTAAAGATATTATTGAATCCTGGGGGAAGCAGAGGGAGATAAAAAATCTTTTGGTCTTTTTGCAGACCCACAAGGTCCCAACAACGTTTGCCGGCAAAATATTTCATCTCTATGGCGCGCAGGCTGAGAAGAAGTTGAGAGATAATCCATATGATCTTGCCTATGAAATCCGTGGGGTGGGCTTTCGGACAGCAGATCAGATGGCAATGAAACTGGGATTTGAACCCGATTGTGCCCAACGGCTCGAAGCGGCGATAGTTTATCATATGTTTTCCTCATGTGAACGGGGAGGACACATGTTTATTCTCAAGGATAAACTTCTTGCTGATGTCGCCAGGATGCTTGATGCCGGGGATTATAACAAACTGGAACTTGCTCTCTACGCCCTTGAAGAAAAGAAACGCATTCGCATCGAAGACCTGCTCGAACAGAACCTCTCAGATGCTGTTTATCTGATGCATTACTATCATCATGAAAATGAGATTACCCAGCGCCTGTTTCAGTTGGTGAGTCATCCTACCCCGGTCAGTCGAAAGAAAATTGATAAAACTCTCCCCAGAGTTGAAGGAAAGCTGGGATTTACTCTTTCCGACGAACAGCGAGAGGCTGTTTTTGATGCGTGTAGTAATAAGGTTTTTATCATAACAGGTGGACCTGGTACTGGTAAGACGACGATTACCAAAGCAATCATGCTCACTCTCAAAGAGTTGGGGCTCAAGATCAAACAGGCAGCTCCCACAGGGCGCGCTGCCAAACGAATGTCTGAAGCCACAGGGCATCCTGCACAAACAGTTCATAGGCTGTTGCAGTATCAACCCAGTGGTGGTTTTCATTATTGCGAGGACCAAAAACTGAAAGCAGATGTACTTGTCATTGATGAAGCAAGTATGTTGGATGCTCATCTTTTCGTTTCCATTCTTCGCTCTCTTCCTCATACGTGTCGCCTCATTCTGGTCGGCGATGTTAACCAGTTGCCGAGTGTCGGACCGGGAAATGTTCTAGGCGATCTGATCAATTCCAACCGTATACCATGCTCTGTTTTGACTCATATATTTCGGCAGGCACAAGAAAGTTTTATCGTCCTCAATGCGCATAGGATCAATAATGGCCAATTCCCGAGGCAGCACCCGAGTCAGGCTCCTGATGCGGATTTTTTCTGGATTCCACAGGAAAACACGGTAAAGGTTCAAAAGCTTCTTCTGGATAGTGTATGCGACAGGATACCACAACGTTATGGATTTGATCCTCTCCGGGATATTCAAGTTCTGACACCTATGCATAAAGGTGATGTCGGTACGCAGGCACTTAATTCCGCTCTTCAGGAAAGGCTCAACCCTTCATCTTCGAATAAACCTGAATTAAAAAGAAAATTTGCTACTTACCGGCAGGGAGACAGGGTTATTCAATTAAAAAACAATTATGACAAGGAAGTCTTTAACGGCGATCTTGGCTGGATCATTGACGTTGACCCTGATGACCACGAGCTTTTTATCGAATTTGATGGCAATCAGGTTGTCATGGAATCCAGTGAATTGGATGAACTTGGCCTTGCATATGCTGTCTCTGTTCACAAGTCTCAAGGCAGTGAATATCCGGCGGTTGTCATGCCTATCGTGACTCAGCATTTCATGTTGCTTCAGCGGAATTTGCTCTATACCGGCTTAACTCGCGCAAGGGAACTTGCCGTGCTGATAGGGAGCGAACGCGCTTTTCAAATTGGGCTTAATAACGCCACGGCTGGTAAACGAAGTACTCATCTCGCATATAGACTACAGACCATGTTTTCACAGAATCGATTGGTGTAG
- a CDS encoding thiamine pyrophosphate-dependent enzyme, producing MVSIEQYGEFETSWCPGCGNFSILKSLKNALVQMDLAPHDVMVSSGIGQAAKAPHYMNCNMFNGLHGRSLPVAQGMKMANPEMPVICESGDGCSYGEGGNHFLAAIRRNLDITLLVHNNQIYGLTKGQASPTTTKGQVTKTQPDGAASEAFNPVAVAIAMKAGFVARAFSGEPDHLVDMIKAAIQHKGFSLVDIFQPCVSFNKVNTFTWYKERSYILEDHDPEDWHAALKKADEFPDKIPLGVLFKKDKAEFENVGKLATLQYEKDDLKKILQTFA from the coding sequence ATGGTCTCCATAGAGCAATATGGTGAATTCGAAACTTCGTGGTGTCCTGGATGCGGAAATTTTTCCATTCTGAAGAGTTTGAAAAACGCGCTCGTGCAAATGGACCTTGCTCCACATGATGTCATGGTTTCCTCGGGAATCGGACAGGCTGCAAAGGCACCTCACTACATGAATTGTAATATGTTCAATGGTCTCCATGGGCGTTCTCTGCCAGTTGCCCAAGGGATGAAAATGGCAAATCCGGAGATGCCTGTCATTTGTGAATCGGGGGATGGATGTTCCTATGGAGAGGGTGGGAATCACTTCCTTGCCGCAATTCGAAGGAATCTTGATATTACCTTGTTGGTTCATAATAATCAGATTTATGGGCTTACCAAGGGGCAGGCTAGCCCAACGACCACCAAGGGACAGGTGACAAAAACCCAGCCGGATGGTGCCGCATCAGAAGCCTTTAACCCCGTCGCGGTTGCCATTGCCATGAAGGCCGGTTTTGTCGCGCGGGCTTTTAGCGGTGAGCCAGATCATTTAGTTGATATGATTAAGGCAGCTATCCAGCATAAAGGCTTTTCCTTGGTCGATATTTTTCAGCCGTGCGTTTCGTTTAACAAAGTTAACACGTTCACATGGTACAAAGAGCGCAGCTATATTTTGGAAGATCATGATCCGGAAGATTGGCATGCGGCATTGAAGAAAGCTGATGAATTTCCTGATAAAATTCCTCTTGGTGTTCTTTTTAAAAAAGATAAAGCGGAATTTGAAAATGTCGGTAAGCTGGCAACACTTCAGTACGAAAAAGACGACTTGAAGAAGATACTTCAAACTTTCGCATAA
- a CDS encoding 2-oxoacid:acceptor oxidoreductase subunit alpha: MSDTSINIVIGGEAGQGLATIGQLMSKAVTRAGYHLLVNQVYMSRIRGGHNTFAIRVGSTAVESLTEEIDILVALTPETVDLHADKLSSNAVIIAGDDIDTGEYRSLSVPFKALAAKPLFYNTVALGVLAAAVCMDISIVEGLLTQSFKKKGDDVVQANVTVLEAAYSWVEEQTFSCVKIDSPSDVGTDRIMLNGNEAIAMGALAAGCNFLSFYPMTPATTVATNLILKGRALGLKYEQVEDEIAAINMAIGASYAGAKAIVSTSGGGFALMVEAISLAGVSETPLVSVVVQRPGPATGMATRTEQADLNLVLYAGHGEFPRAIFAPGTIEECFYLTHRAFDLAEQYQTPIFVLSDQYLADSYRAVEMFDIDSLPEITEPLLEPGEEPYLRYKLTEDGVSPRLIPGFSEAVVRADSHEHSEDCIITEDAQNRVQQNSKRLSKAAGLHEDVIGPDYYGEEGADILLMCWGSSLGACLEASELVENKTVAVLHFKQVYPLREEQFMDYLEKAGEVVSVEGNATGQFARLVTQETGFTVGSSILRFDGRTLTPQYIIQGLNSII, translated from the coding sequence ATGTCTGACACAAGTATCAATATTGTTATTGGTGGCGAAGCCGGTCAAGGTCTCGCCACAATCGGCCAACTCATGTCTAAAGCTGTAACTCGTGCAGGGTATCATCTGCTGGTCAATCAAGTTTACATGTCGCGTATCCGGGGAGGCCATAACACCTTTGCCATCCGCGTTGGGTCAACAGCTGTGGAGTCACTGACGGAAGAAATCGATATCCTGGTGGCATTAACCCCTGAAACTGTTGACTTGCACGCAGACAAATTGTCTTCAAATGCAGTTATCATAGCTGGGGATGATATTGATACGGGAGAGTATCGCTCTTTATCCGTCCCCTTCAAAGCATTAGCAGCGAAGCCGTTATTTTATAATACAGTCGCTTTAGGTGTGCTTGCTGCGGCAGTCTGCATGGATATTTCTATTGTTGAAGGACTGTTGACACAATCTTTCAAGAAGAAAGGTGATGATGTTGTCCAGGCCAATGTCACAGTGCTGGAAGCCGCTTATTCCTGGGTGGAAGAGCAGACCTTTTCTTGTGTGAAGATTGATTCCCCCTCTGATGTGGGGACAGATAGAATTATGTTGAATGGGAACGAGGCCATTGCCATGGGAGCATTAGCGGCCGGATGTAATTTCCTTTCATTTTATCCAATGACTCCAGCAACCACCGTGGCAACTAATTTGATATTGAAGGGAAGAGCGCTGGGGTTGAAATATGAGCAGGTTGAAGATGAAATAGCCGCAATTAATATGGCTATCGGCGCTTCATATGCCGGAGCCAAAGCTATTGTCTCAACATCCGGTGGCGGTTTTGCTCTCATGGTTGAGGCCATAAGTCTGGCCGGAGTTTCGGAAACTCCCCTGGTCTCAGTGGTTGTTCAACGGCCTGGGCCTGCGACTGGTATGGCGACACGAACCGAACAGGCAGACCTGAATCTTGTTCTCTACGCCGGACACGGGGAATTTCCCCGGGCTATTTTCGCTCCAGGAACCATAGAAGAATGCTTTTACCTGACACACCGTGCATTTGATTTGGCAGAGCAATACCAGACACCCATATTCGTATTGTCTGATCAATATCTTGCTGATTCATATCGAGCCGTTGAGATGTTTGATATTGATTCTTTGCCGGAGATAACAGAGCCGTTGCTTGAGCCGGGTGAAGAACCATATCTCCGGTATAAGTTGACTGAAGATGGCGTTTCTCCTCGCTTAATTCCTGGGTTTAGTGAAGCCGTAGTGAGAGCTGATTCTCACGAGCATAGCGAGGATTGTATCATAACAGAGGATGCGCAAAATCGAGTTCAGCAAAATTCAAAAAGGCTTTCCAAGGCGGCAGGGTTACATGAGGATGTCATTGGCCCTGATTATTATGGAGAAGAAGGGGCAGATATTTTGCTGATGTGCTGGGGATCTTCCTTGGGAGCCTGCCTGGAGGCCTCGGAGTTGGTTGAAAATAAAACTGTCGCTGTTCTTCATTTTAAACAGGTTTATCCACTCCGAGAAGAACAGTTTATGGATTACCTTGAAAAGGCCGGTGAAGTTGTCTCGGTAGAGGGGAACGCAACAGGGCAGTTCGCTCGTCTCGTAACACAGGAAACCGGTTTTACTGTCGGGAGTTCCATTCTTCGGTTTGATGGGCGGACATTGACTCCGCAATATATCATACAAGGTCTCAACAGCATCATTTAA